A genomic stretch from Poecilia reticulata strain Guanapo linkage group LG20, Guppy_female_1.0+MT, whole genome shotgun sequence includes:
- the LOC103456536 gene encoding sialic acid-binding Ig-like lectin 12, with protein MRVYQSLTENMVTVNMLLSVFFLPGALADYCYGQTPGLNITTPNNLDALTGSCLQIPCSYEADHPKYDSSKTIYGVWMKGGVNVWANPSPVIFHSSGSINNYSLDIIGNLKESNCSTLFPNLTTNHIDKYFFRVENGDYRATACADPLQITVKDSPWSPSINVPSDLKEHQSVTVTCSAFTPCPNSPPELTWNLQQDS; from the exons ATGAGGGTCTATCAGAGTCTGACTGAGAACATGGTGACAGTCAACATGTTACTGAGCGTCTTCTTTCTTCCAG GTGCTTTGGCTGATTACTGTTATGGTCAAACACCAGGTCTCAACATCACTACACCAAATAACTTGGACGCTCTGACTGGATCTTGTTTGCAAATCCCATGTAGCTATGAGGCAGATCATCCTAAATATGACAGCAGTAAAACTATCTATGGAGTTTGGATGAAAGGTGGGGTAAATGTTTGGGCCAATCCAAGCCCTGTTATTTTCCACAGCAGTGGGTCAATTAACAACTATTCACTGGATATAATTGGAAACCTGAAAGAGAGCAACTGTAGCACTCTGTTTCCTAATTTAACAACAAATCACATAGACAAATACTTCTTCAGAGTTGAGAACGGTGACTACAGGGCAACAGCTTGTGCTGATCCTCTTCAAATAACAGTTAAAG ATTCTCCTTGGAGTCCCAGCATTAATGTTCCCTCTGACCTGAAGGAGCATCAGTCTGTCACTGTAACCTGCTCAGCTTTCACTCCCTGTCCAAACTCACCTCCTGAACTCACCTGGAATCTCCAACAAGACTCT